In Candidatus Polarisedimenticolia bacterium, one DNA window encodes the following:
- a CDS encoding thioredoxin family protein — protein MSKPSKLITGALAAAALIAGISVFLALERQPAGSPAELGDIQVISKGRPLNLRTHLVAGKYTLFDYYADWCPPCRELSPLLEDLARSHDNLALRKIDIVSWSHPVAQQQGVTDLPFLRLYGPDGTLVAEGDQAIAELHRLFGFELPRQDM, from the coding sequence ATGAGCAAACCTTCGAAGCTGATTACGGGGGCGCTGGCGGCCGCAGCGCTGATTGCGGGAATCAGCGTCTTCCTGGCGCTGGAGCGCCAGCCGGCAGGCAGTCCGGCGGAGCTGGGTGACATCCAGGTCATTTCGAAGGGAAGGCCTCTCAATCTGCGGACCCACCTGGTGGCGGGGAAATACACGCTGTTCGACTATTACGCCGACTGGTGTCCGCCCTGCCGGGAGCTCTCGCCGCTGCTGGAGGATCTGGCGCGCAGCCACGACAATCTGGCGCTGCGCAAGATCGACATCGTCAGCTGGAGCCATCCGGTGGCCCAGCAGCAGGGCGTGACCGATCTCCCGTTCCTGCGCCTCTACGGCCCCGACGGCACGCTGGTCGCCGAAGGGGACCAGGCGATCGCCGAGCTGCATCGTCTCTTCGGCTTCGAGCTCCCCCGCCAGGATATGTAA
- a CDS encoding septal ring lytic transglycosylase RlpA family protein, with product MTRPHRRRAAQLFAAVFFVLLAARCASTPSKAPQTPADWSAFRQEGTASWYGPTFHGKTTANGERYNMLGMTAAHQKLPFNTMVKVTNLENGVTAVVRINDRGPFLKGRILDLSYAAARALKANGPGTIRIRLEVVKVGPAKSYKKS from the coding sequence ATGACTCGACCCCATCGCCGGCGCGCGGCGCAGCTGTTTGCCGCGGTCTTTTTCGTGCTTCTCGCCGCGCGCTGCGCCAGCACTCCCTCCAAGGCCCCCCAGACCCCCGCCGACTGGTCCGCCTTCCGGCAGGAGGGAACGGCCTCCTGGTACGGTCCCACTTTTCACGGCAAGACGACGGCCAACGGCGAGCGCTACAACATGCTCGGCATGACGGCCGCCCATCAGAAGCTGCCCTTCAATACCATGGTCAAGGTGACGAACCTCGAGAACGGCGTGACCGCCGTGGTGCGGATCAACGATCGCGGGCCGTTTCTCAAGGGGAGGATTCTCGATCTCTCGTACGCCGCGGCGCGCGCGCTCAAAGCCAACGGGCCCGGCACGATCCGGATACGTCTCGAGGTGGTGAAGGTCGGCCCTGCCAAGTCTTATAAGAAATCGTAG
- a CDS encoding dihydroorotate dehydrogenase: protein MSSSPRLEVRLGPLTLKNPVITASGTFGYGTEFLPFIDLSRLGGICVKGLSLMPRKGNAPPRTFETPAGMINAIGLANVGVEEFVKVKLPPLKNCGAAIIANVFGETVEEYVEVARILSGADGVAALELNISCPNTARGGMVFGCDPDGTARVVSAVRKVTTLPLIVKLTPNVTDITAIARVAAGEGADILSLVNTFLGIAVDVRRRKLVLANGVGGVSGPAIKPQALHLVHKVFRDLKTPIIGMGGIMSATDALEFILVGARAIQVGTANFIDPASSVKILDGLSEAMQDMGVEDVNDLVGTVRDGGPAPEYAT from the coding sequence ATGAGCTCTTCCCCTCGCCTCGAAGTACGGCTCGGGCCGCTGACCCTGAAAAACCCCGTGATCACGGCTTCAGGAACCTTCGGCTACGGGACCGAGTTCCTTCCCTTCATCGACCTGTCGCGTCTCGGCGGGATTTGCGTCAAGGGGCTCTCCCTGATGCCGCGCAAGGGAAACGCGCCGCCGCGCACCTTCGAGACGCCGGCCGGAATGATCAACGCCATCGGCCTGGCGAATGTCGGGGTCGAGGAGTTCGTGAAGGTGAAGCTCCCGCCGCTGAAGAACTGCGGCGCGGCGATCATCGCCAACGTTTTTGGCGAGACGGTGGAGGAATACGTGGAGGTGGCGCGCATCCTCTCCGGCGCCGACGGGGTGGCGGCGTTGGAGCTGAACATCTCCTGCCCCAACACCGCCCGCGGCGGCATGGTCTTCGGCTGCGACCCCGACGGGACGGCCCGGGTGGTGTCGGCGGTGCGCAAGGTCACCACCCTTCCCCTCATCGTGAAGCTCACGCCCAACGTCACCGACATCACGGCTATCGCCCGCGTCGCCGCCGGCGAGGGTGCCGACATCCTCTCCCTGGTGAACACCTTCCTGGGGATCGCGGTCGACGTCCGCCGCCGGAAACTCGTCCTGGCGAACGGCGTCGGCGGTGTGTCGGGACCCGCCATCAAGCCGCAAGCGCTGCATCTGGTGCACAAGGTCTTTCGCGACCTGAAGACGCCGATCATCGGCATGGGCGGGATCATGAGCGCCACCGACGCGCTGGAGTTCATCCTGGTGGGGGCCCGGGCCATTCAGGTGGGGACCGCCAACTTCATCGACCCGGCCTCGTCGGTGAAAATCCTGGACGGATTGTCGGAGGCGATGCAGGATATGGGCGTCGAGGACGTCAACGACCTGGTCGGAACGGTACGCGACGGCGGCCCCGCTCCGGAGTACGCCACCTGA